The Oryzihumus leptocrescens sequence CGAAGGTGACGACGGCGACGTGCCGCCCCGAGGCCTCCCGGCACTCGACCCGCAGGTCCTCGTAAGGTCGCTCCCACCAGCTCTGCTCGCTCATGCGCCGAGGGTAGTGAGGCGGTGTTCCGTGCGTGGAAACACCCCTCAATGCCGGACTCCGTGCTCAGGCTGGTCTAGGGTGGCCGCAGTCCGGCGCCGTACAGAGCGGCCAGGAACTTACAAGGAGACATTCAGTCATGGCTGAGACCGGCGAGACCTACAAGGGCGAGTTCTACTGCGTCAAGTGCAAGGAGAAGCGGGAGGCGGAGGGCAACGTCGTCGAGACGAACGGCCGCCGCATGGCGAAGGGCAAGTGCCCCGTGTGTGGCACCAACCTCAACCGCATCCTCGGCAAGGCCTGAGCGCCCCCCAGGTAGCTTCGCCCGCGGGCGGGACCACGAGCATCGGCTCGGTCCCGCCCGCCTGCATGTCCGGGGCCGGCCGCCCCACCCGTGCGAATACTCATTTCGGTCGTTTGGCTGTGGAAACCCCCGTTTGCCACCACTGACGGTTGGCATCGTGGGGAATCGTCCGACGCCGCCCCTCCCGTGGAGGCCCGATGAGCCGCCCCCGACTGAAGTCCCACGCCCGCCCGCTGCTGCGGGCCCCCGGCACCGTCCAGCTCGGCCTGGCCCCGCCCGCCGGCGCCGTCCTCGACGGCCTGACCGAGGCCGAGGTGCGCTGGCTGGAGCGGCTCGACGGCACCACCGGGCACACCCTGCTGTATGCCGAGGCCTCCGCCGCGGGCATCCCGCCGCAGCGGGTGGAGGCGTTGCTGGACACCCTGCGCGACCTCGACCTCCTGGTCGAGCAACCCACCGACCGCGCCTGCCTGAGCTCGCTCGGCGCGGCGCGGTGGGCCGCCCTCGGCCCCGACGCCGACACGCTGGCCGCCGTCCACCCCGGCGTGGGTGACGGGTGGGCCGCCCTCGCGGACCGGCAGGGCCAGCACGTCCTCGTCGGCGGCGACGGCACCCTGGCCCGGTCGCTGGCGCTGCTGCTGCGCCGGGCCGGGATCGGCCGGGTGGACACGGGCGCTGCCGCCCTGGACGCCCTCGAGCTGGACCTGCGCGCCGCGGGACGGTCCGGCCCCGCCGGCCGGTCCGGCGCCGCGGTCAACGGTCCGGACCGGCCCGACCTCGTCGTGCTGCTCGGTGCCGGCGCACTGGACCCCGGGGCCGGCGCGCCCTGGCTGCGGCACGGCATACCGCACCTGCCCGTCGTCGCCCAGGGCCACCGCGTGCTCGTCGGTCCCCTCGTGGCCGGCCCGGGCGGCCCCTGCCTGCAGTGCTGCGACCTGGACCGCAGCGACCGCGACCCGCAGTGGCCGCGGCTGCTGGCCCAGCTCACCCCGCCGCAGCCTGTGGGCCGGGCCCGGCCGGTCGAGGCGGCCACCGGTGTCACCGCCACGGCCGCCGGGCTGGCCGCCCTCGTCGTGCACAGCCACCTCGACGCCAGGGCCGTGCCGCGTGGCGTCTCCCTCGAGCTGAGCCTGCCCTGGCCCACCGTCGTGCACCGGCGCTGGAGCGCCCATCCACGGTGCGGGTGCGGGGCCGTCCAGGCACACCTGCAAGGGGCGGAGGCGAGCACTCCCGGCGCCGGGTGACAATGGCAGGGTGAGCGATCTCCCCCGCAAGGCCGTGACCCGGACAGCGAAGCTCGCCACGCTGCCACTGGGATTCGCCGGGCGCACCGCGATCGGGTTCGGCAAGCGGGTCGGTGGCCGGCCGGCCGAGCTGGTGACCGCCGAGGTGCAGGCCCGCACCGCGGAGCAGCTGTTCAAGGTGCTCGGCGAGCTCAAGGGCGGCGCGATGAAGTTCGGGCAGGCGCTGTCGATCTTCGAGGCGGCGATGCCCGAGGACCTGGCCGGCCCCTACCGCGCGACCCTGACGAGGCTGCAGGACGCCGCGCCGCCGATGCCGGCCTCGGTGGTGCACGGCGTGCTGGCCAAGGAGATGGGGCCGCGCTGGCGCAGCCGGTTCGAGTCCTTCGACGACACCCCGGCCGCGGCCGCCTCGATCGGCCAGGTGCACCGGGCGGTGTGGAAGGACGGGCGCGAGGTCGCCGTCAAGGTGCAGTACCCCGGGGCCGGCCCGGCGCTGATCAGCGACCTCAACCAGGTGTCCCGGGTCGCGCGCGTGGCCGGCAGCTGGATCCCCGGTCTGGACATCAAGCCGATCATGGACGAGCTCAAGCAG is a genomic window containing:
- a CDS encoding DUF5679 domain-containing protein; the protein is MAETGETYKGEFYCVKCKEKREAEGNVVETNGRRMAKGKCPVCGTNLNRILGKA